A genomic stretch from Sphingobacterium sp. ML3W includes:
- a CDS encoding GNAT family N-acetyltransferase, producing MNIKLSVNRDLNANDILQLYQANKWSAAEKPELLMKALVNSHSLVTAWDSATLIGLGNAISDGYLVVYYPHLLVLPSYQGKGVGRLIMDKMQEIYKDFHMQMLTADGKAIDFYKKNGFERAGQTEPMWIYSGADH from the coding sequence ATGAACATAAAGCTTAGTGTTAATCGAGATTTGAACGCAAATGACATTCTGCAACTTTACCAAGCTAATAAATGGAGTGCAGCCGAAAAACCAGAACTACTGATGAAAGCCCTCGTCAATTCGCATTCTTTGGTTACTGCCTGGGATAGTGCAACATTAATAGGCCTAGGGAATGCCATTTCCGATGGGTATCTCGTGGTTTATTATCCGCATCTACTAGTGCTACCCTCCTATCAAGGCAAAGGGGTTGGTCGTTTGATTATGGATAAAATGCAAGAGATTTATAAGGATTTTCATATGCAGATGCTCACCGCCGATGGAAAGGCTATAGACTTTTATAAAAAGAATGGTTTTGAACGAGCAGGTCAAACGGAGCCGATGTGGATCTATTCTGGTGCTGATCATTAA
- a CDS encoding YegP family protein, whose translation MGKFVIKTAKDGQYYFNLKADNGQTILSSEMYTTKGACIIGIDSVKTNAPNDGRYEKKTSSNGKYFFNLKASNGQVIGSSEMYESTASRDNGINSVKNNAPNASVAEE comes from the coding sequence ATGGGAAAATTTGTTATTAAAACTGCCAAAGACGGGCAGTATTATTTTAATTTGAAAGCGGATAATGGTCAGACCATTCTTTCCAGCGAAATGTATACGACTAAAGGAGCGTGTATAATTGGTATTGATTCGGTAAAAACAAATGCTCCAAATGATGGACGTTATGAGAAGAAAACTTCATCAAATGGCAAGTACTTTTTTAATCTGAAAGCGAGCAATGGCCAGGTAATCGGCAGTAGCGAGATGTACGAATCAACCGCAAGCAGGGATAATGGTATTAATTCAGTTAAAAACAATGCCCCAAATGCATCTGTGGCTGAGGAGTAA
- a CDS encoding J domain-containing protein — protein MDYIDYYKILGISKNASNDEIKKAYRKLARKHHPDLNPNNPEAATLFQQINEANEVLSDPEKRKKYDKYGKDWKHADQFEQAKRQQKNTGNYANAGSARNGGNPFQGNDSYYSYGGSDDGDFSDFFSSMFGGQRTGNSNQTKFKGQDIRANLQVNLSEAYTTHKQTFSINGKNIRITIPGGIDNGQEIRLAGYGSPGANGGPAGDLYITFEIVNNTAYIRKGNDLYINMPLNLYKAILGGDEMISTLSGNIKLKIAPETQNNTKVRLKGKGFPLYKKTDAFGDLYITWQIQIPTKLTAKEKELFEQLSKER, from the coding sequence ATGGATTATATAGACTATTATAAAATTTTGGGCATTTCCAAAAATGCCTCGAACGATGAAATAAAAAAAGCATATCGAAAACTCGCGCGAAAGCACCATCCTGACTTAAATCCAAACAATCCTGAAGCCGCAACCTTATTTCAGCAAATCAATGAGGCGAATGAGGTTCTGAGCGATCCAGAAAAAAGAAAGAAATATGATAAATATGGTAAGGACTGGAAACATGCCGATCAATTTGAACAAGCCAAAAGACAGCAAAAAAACACGGGTAACTACGCAAATGCTGGATCTGCAAGAAATGGCGGTAATCCATTTCAAGGAAACGATAGCTATTACTCATATGGAGGTTCGGACGATGGTGACTTCTCTGACTTCTTTTCTTCAATGTTCGGTGGACAACGGACGGGTAATTCCAATCAAACGAAATTCAAAGGACAGGATATTCGCGCAAACTTACAGGTAAATCTTTCCGAAGCATATACTACCCATAAACAAACTTTTTCGATCAATGGAAAAAATATACGTATTACCATTCCTGGAGGAATCGATAATGGCCAGGAAATTAGGCTAGCAGGTTACGGTTCTCCAGGAGCTAACGGAGGTCCCGCTGGTGACCTATATATTACCTTTGAAATTGTTAATAACACAGCATACATCCGTAAGGGAAATGATCTGTACATTAATATGCCCCTAAATCTTTACAAAGCGATATTAGGAGGTGATGAAATGATATCTACCCTATCTGGTAACATTAAACTAAAAATTGCTCCTGAAACTCAGAACAATACGAAGGTCCGGCTGAAAGGAAAAGGTTTCCCTTTATACAAAAAAACAGATGCTTTCGGAGACCTCTATATTACTTGGCAAATCCAAATTCCGACAAAGCTTACAGCAAAGGAAAAAGAACTATTTGAACAACTTTCAAAAGAACGCTAA
- a CDS encoding HAMP domain-containing sensor histidine kinase → MDKYSRSKKQESNSLFANGDMDTIRKILERLCFQTDMETAIIHRKSDENQFFWCRYDAKYQKLTFDSDRYYYDVCSKIRDDLNPIVIQDVHYCENGAWKIFLLQNGIGSFISFPLLDKDGILLGKLFFLSSTSSFFDKKIFTQMMAIYCDIIVINFASISNIQKVRERLDIELEYSKNRDIILMSLAHDLQNPLSSVLILSQFLKYKASSYKLNEIAGKIVDASLRMKNMIGDILDFNKMKLGSAAVLNYEYVRVEKLIDEIISEFSSDNSQNLIKNIKNVTPIVCDKSKIGRAFSNLIGNSYKYGKKGGSIEISSFLDNNNYVFTIENEVYPISPNDLAELFQPFVRKSKGNGLGLGLFITKQIAEIHGGGVAVSSNNGKIMFTLSIPCTL, encoded by the coding sequence ATGGATAAATACAGTAGATCAAAGAAACAGGAAAGCAATAGCCTCTTTGCAAATGGGGATATGGACACGATCCGAAAAATTCTGGAACGGTTATGTTTTCAAACAGATATGGAGACTGCGATCATACATCGAAAAAGTGATGAAAATCAGTTCTTTTGGTGTAGGTACGATGCCAAATATCAAAAGCTGACTTTTGATTCAGATCGATATTATTACGATGTATGTAGTAAAATTCGGGATGACCTCAATCCAATCGTTATTCAGGATGTTCACTATTGCGAGAATGGAGCATGGAAAATTTTTTTGTTGCAGAATGGGATAGGAAGTTTTATATCGTTTCCACTTTTGGATAAAGATGGCATACTGCTTGGGAAGCTCTTTTTTTTAAGTTCAACTTCAAGCTTTTTCGATAAAAAAATATTTACTCAGATGATGGCGATTTATTGCGATATTATCGTTATAAATTTTGCCTCGATTTCTAATATTCAGAAGGTTAGGGAGCGCTTGGATATCGAATTGGAATATTCCAAAAACAGAGATATCATTTTGATGTCACTGGCCCATGACCTTCAAAATCCACTTAGTTCTGTTCTCATATTGTCACAATTTTTAAAATATAAGGCATCCAGTTATAAATTAAATGAAATAGCGGGTAAGATAGTCGATGCTTCTTTAAGAATGAAAAATATGATAGGTGACATACTCGATTTCAATAAGATGAAACTGGGGAGTGCTGCTGTATTGAATTACGAATATGTTCGTGTTGAAAAATTAATAGATGAGATTATCAGTGAGTTCAGCTCAGATAACTCGCAGAATTTAATTAAAAATATTAAAAATGTAACCCCAATCGTATGTGACAAGAGCAAGATAGGTAGGGCATTTTCCAATTTAATTGGTAATTCCTATAAGTATGGGAAGAAAGGGGGAAGCATTGAGATTTCTTCATTTCTAGACAATAATAACTATGTTTTTACCATTGAGAATGAGGTGTATCCGATATCACCTAATGACTTAGCCGAACTTTTCCAGCCATTTGTCAGAAAATCAAAGGGGAACGGGTTAGGACTTGGGTTGTTTATAACCAAACAGATCGCTGAAATACATGGCGGAGGTGTGGCAGTCTCAAGCAATAATGGTAAAATTATGTTCACGTTGTCAATTCCATGTACACTTTAG
- a CDS encoding alpha/beta hydrolase: MSDISSGAASDQIEFPKPTLISVNNVVLEVFEAGRQNSGKPIILCHGFPEHAFSWRYQIPVLVAAGYHVIVPNQRGYGNSSCPSELTEYDIKHLTADLIALLDHYGYKDATFVGHDWGANVVWNLALLYPERVNKIINLALPYQERGEQPWIEFMETVFGEDFYFVHFNKQIGIADAIMDENVFRFLRNIFRKDIPPAPPAPGMLMINLARAVEPIGKPLMEDSELSVFVSAFELSGFTGAINWYRNLDRNWHLMANIKPIIHQPTLMIYGEQDTIPKSENLKNIVPNLDIVILDCGHWIQQENPEETNRSILKWLAKQNA, encoded by the coding sequence ATGAGCGACATATCATCCGGTGCAGCATCCGATCAGATCGAATTTCCAAAGCCTACACTAATTTCAGTTAATAATGTAGTATTAGAGGTATTTGAAGCCGGAAGACAAAATTCGGGGAAACCGATTATTCTCTGTCACGGTTTTCCGGAACATGCATTTTCCTGGCGTTATCAGATACCAGTTCTGGTCGCTGCAGGTTATCACGTCATTGTCCCAAATCAACGTGGCTACGGTAACTCATCTTGCCCAAGCGAACTAACTGAATATGATATAAAGCACTTAACTGCTGACCTTATCGCGCTACTTGATCATTACGGATACAAGGATGCCACCTTTGTGGGGCATGACTGGGGTGCTAATGTTGTGTGGAATCTGGCTCTATTGTATCCCGAACGGGTAAATAAAATAATAAACTTAGCGCTGCCTTATCAGGAGCGCGGAGAACAACCATGGATTGAATTTATGGAAACCGTATTTGGAGAAGACTTCTATTTTGTTCATTTCAATAAGCAGATCGGAATTGCAGATGCTATAATGGATGAAAATGTATTCCGGTTCCTGCGTAACATATTCCGCAAAGATATACCTCCCGCTCCACCTGCTCCCGGAATGCTAATGATCAATCTCGCAAGAGCAGTAGAACCAATTGGGAAGCCCCTAATGGAAGACAGCGAACTATCTGTATTTGTTTCGGCCTTTGAATTATCGGGGTTTACCGGAGCTATAAATTGGTACAGAAACCTTGATCGAAACTGGCACCTTATGGCGAATATAAAGCCGATCATTCATCAGCCGACGCTAATGATATATGGAGAACAGGATACGATTCCAAAGTCTGAAAATCTTAAAAATATCGTTCCCAATCTGGATATTGTCATTCTGGATTGTGGTCACTGGATTCAACAGGAAAACCCGGAGGAAACAAACCGTTCAATTTTAAAATGGTTAGCAAAACAAAATGCATAA
- a CDS encoding transposase: protein MMRDVYGFDLSKSTISRITDRVAGDVIAWQNRPLDSVYLIVWMDGIVFKVRENSKVVNKTIYLAVGLNRDGYKEVLGMWLGKNESASFWMGILTDLKSRGVEDMLITATDNLHGFSATIRSVFPECSTQVCVVHQIRNACRYVV from the coding sequence ATGATGCGGGATGTGTATGGATTTGACCTTTCTAAATCGACGATTTCCCGGATTACCGACCGTGTGGCGGGTGATGTGATCGCCTGGCAAAACCGTCCGCTGGACAGCGTATATCTGATTGTCTGGATGGATGGCATTGTTTTTAAGGTCAGGGAGAACTCCAAAGTGGTCAATAAGACCATTTATCTTGCCGTGGGCCTGAACAGGGATGGCTATAAAGAAGTTCTGGGCATGTGGCTGGGCAAGAATGAAAGTGCCAGTTTTTGGATGGGAATCCTGACAGACCTGAAATCCCGGGGCGTAGAGGATATGCTGATTACAGCGACCGATAATCTCCATGGTTTCTCCGCTACTATACGGAGTGTTTTTCCTGAGTGTAGTACCCAGGTCTGTGTTGTCCATCAGATCAGAAATGCGTGCAGATATGTTGTATAG
- a CDS encoding chaperone modulator CbpM gives MSKLKFKKVSIEKCSFHYNIETSFIQELNERGLIKLTFFQKNHYLDYKQLTALEKYIRLYFDLKINMEGIEAISHLLLRLEKIENEKKQLKNELTAVYKTLDLDIEQS, from the coding sequence ATGTCAAAATTAAAATTTAAGAAAGTATCAATTGAAAAATGTAGTTTTCACTATAATATCGAAACCTCCTTTATCCAGGAATTGAATGAACGTGGCTTGATAAAACTTACTTTCTTTCAAAAAAATCATTATTTGGATTACAAACAATTGACTGCACTTGAAAAATATATTCGTCTCTATTTCGATTTGAAAATAAATATGGAAGGAATTGAAGCGATCAGTCATTTGCTCCTCCGTTTAGAAAAAATCGAAAATGAGAAAAAGCAGCTTAAAAATGAATTAACAGCGGTTTATAAAACCTTGGATCTTGATATAGAGCAATCTTAG
- a CDS encoding ankyrin repeat domain-containing protein, with protein sequence MEFTELFKLIYENDIDTLEKARSEGVDFCKTDAYDQNSLLIAYAGSGYDKRYQPEDLIDFLLHCGIDVNHKRNKRGGELAALHVAVSKMNYRIVSHLIDSGAEIDIREINGNTPLWIAVMNYRGQENMIKIINLLVSKGASLDLINYHDRSVRDIINTIGGGIDAGHNKKEWDLRYLLKYEIGN encoded by the coding sequence ATGGAATTTACAGAATTATTTAAACTTATCTACGAAAATGACATTGATACATTAGAAAAAGCAAGGTCAGAAGGTGTTGATTTCTGCAAAACCGATGCGTATGATCAGAACAGTCTGCTTATAGCATATGCGGGTTCCGGATATGACAAAAGGTATCAACCGGAAGATCTGATAGATTTTCTTTTACACTGTGGCATAGATGTAAATCATAAGCGGAATAAACGTGGCGGTGAACTTGCAGCTCTGCACGTAGCCGTTTCTAAAATGAACTATCGAATTGTAAGCCACTTAATTGATAGCGGTGCAGAAATTGATATCCGTGAAATAAATGGGAATACACCTTTATGGATAGCTGTTATGAATTACCGCGGTCAGGAGAATATGATCAAAATAATAAATCTTCTTGTTTCAAAAGGCGCTTCGCTGGATTTAATCAATTATCATGACCGTTCTGTCAGGGATATTATAAATACTATCGGTGGCGGAATTGATGCTGGGCATAACAAAAAGGAATGGGATCTGAGATACCTGCTAAAATATGAGATTGGAAATTAA
- a CDS encoding transposase, with the protein MLYRKDKKAFTADMKPIYDAPNKQAAQAALADFAGRWESKYPYAVRSWRENWDELTVFYDFPLEIRRIIYTTNIIENMNGKIRKYTKNKLSFPSDDAVLKSVYLALREISKK; encoded by the coding sequence ATGTTGTATAGGAAGGATAAAAAGGCGTTTACAGCGGATATGAAGCCTATCTATGATGCCCCCAATAAACAGGCTGCACAAGCCGCGCTGGCAGATTTTGCCGGTAGATGGGAATCCAAATATCCCTATGCCGTAAGATCATGGAGGGAGAACTGGGATGAACTGACCGTCTTTTACGACTTTCCACTTGAGATCCGAAGAATTATCTACACGACCAATATCATCGAAAACATGAATGGGAAGATCCGTAAATACACAAAGAATAAACTGTCATTCCCCAGTGATGATGCCGTACTAAAATCTGTATATTTGGCTTTGAGAGAAATCTCTAAAAAGTGA